The Mesorhizobium sp. M3A.F.Ca.ET.080.04.2.1 genome contains the following window.
TATCCTCCATGAGCTTCGCCTTATCCCCGGACAGCTTCGGATCGGCGCGCAGCAAGGCGGTGATACGCGCGATCGGTTCAGCTTCTTGCTGACCTGCGCGCGGGATAAACATCTCGGCCTTAAGATTCGACCATGTCAGTAGGGCCGCTAATCCGTTGACGTCAGGCTTGGCACCCTGTCCGATCCTGGACAGGGTCGATGCGTTAACCCCTGCCTCCTCGGCGACCTCCTTCCACGTCATCTGGCGACCAAGACGCGCGGCGTTGAGCGCCGCGTAGAAGGCTTCGCTGTCGAAGTGGTCGGTCATCGTATCTCCAATTGCGAAAATTAAATCAATTGCGAACTTGCAATTTCATCCACAAGATTATAGTATCGAATTGATTGCGAAATC
Protein-coding sequences here:
- a CDS encoding helix-turn-helix domain-containing protein, with the translated sequence MTDHFDSEAFYAALNAARLGRQMTWKEVAEEAGVNASTLSRIGQGAKPDVNGLAALLTWSNLKAEMFIPRAGQQEAEPIARITALLRADPKLSGDKAKLMEDIVISTYKKLRDD